A stretch of the Acidilobus sp. 7A genome encodes the following:
- a CDS encoding sulfurtransferase TusA family protein: MRWYAIKDKASKILDLRGLDCPEPAILLYREFGKLSAGEWVEAEMDIKECAMTAAELINRSGFGVATLEEVGDRKYIVRALRLR, from the coding sequence TTGAGGTGGTATGCTATAAAGGACAAGGCGTCCAAAATTCTTGACCTCAGGGGGTTGGACTGCCCTGAGCCCGCCATACTCCTCTACAGGGAGTTCGGCAAGCTGAGCGCCGGGGAGTGGGTTGAGGCTGAGATGGACATAAAGGAGTGCGCTATGACAGCGGCGGAGCTCATTAACAGAAGCGGCTTCGGCGTTGCGACGCTTGAGGAGGTCGGGGACAGGAAGTATATAGTGAGGGCCCTGAGGCTCAGGTGA
- a CDS encoding acylphosphatase → MPEVCKRIRVTGIVQGVGFRAYVRRHALMLGLRGYAKNMPDGSVEVVAQGQERSIEELIRQLRESHFDIDNIEVEDLTGCNYAHFTII, encoded by the coding sequence GTGCCTGAGGTCTGCAAGAGGATAAGGGTGACCGGCATCGTGCAGGGCGTTGGCTTCAGGGCCTACGTGAGGAGGCACGCGCTCATGCTGGGTCTCAGGGGCTACGCCAAGAATATGCCTGACGGGAGCGTCGAGGTGGTCGCCCAGGGCCAGGAGAGGTCCATCGAGGAGCTGATAAGGCAGCTGAGGGAGAGCCACTTTGATATAGATAACATAGAGGTCGAGGATCTGACGGGCTGCAACTACGCGCACTTCACAATTATTTGA
- a CDS encoding SelD-related putative sulfur metabolism protein, with protein MVRDDVREKLRMVKRMAAYYRSLGADPMSLAAGCSVKVDLIRVVYPAMKALRPRLGSSLEIAEREDSDVFMGDHRDVEVERLVMPLGVEAEHNLKLSREARAAVLIQVYQLDAEDPEKFALKVEPAYRSLSRCAPRIRIGKGHSIVTPFKEDEFMLADLVTSTGGDDAIAINNDTMHIIDPTLDPLDLRQVSGALSNALNDLFVLGIRRGLKIAPVLNAPTEELRERLAKNAEAFARSINAELVNVPGPGRGRLLMGATVIGYSDRQPPQFHHMVRPGMKVIATRSFGELAPITTYLTAAIDESVVDELESEGISFEELERLKEQAVNIISTPNAGAAEVIEKYLPRIGESYDPDEHIAATTDVTGPGIYVIKELAQLSGVTIKVDSVPLLFPQVSKFATEHFIMPNATAGTNGGFIIIAPEQVADDIVRDLSSRGYSPSIIGEVVSKGSPAVIAPKSVSNYIYDEAVLAELGVQGA; from the coding sequence ATGGTAAGGGACGACGTTAGGGAGAAGCTACGCATGGTCAAACGGATGGCCGCGTACTACAGGTCCCTTGGGGCAGACCCTATGTCGCTCGCTGCTGGCTGCTCGGTCAAGGTAGATCTCATCAGGGTCGTCTACCCAGCCATGAAGGCCCTCAGGCCAAGGCTAGGCTCGTCGCTTGAAATAGCTGAGAGGGAGGACTCTGACGTGTTCATGGGTGATCACAGGGACGTCGAAGTCGAAAGGCTTGTGATGCCGCTCGGCGTCGAGGCTGAGCACAACTTAAAGCTCTCGCGCGAGGCCAGAGCAGCTGTGCTCATACAGGTCTACCAGCTTGACGCCGAGGACCCGGAGAAGTTCGCCTTGAAAGTTGAGCCTGCGTACAGGTCGCTTTCACGGTGCGCCCCTCGCATAAGGATTGGCAAGGGCCACTCCATAGTGACCCCGTTCAAGGAGGACGAGTTCATGCTGGCAGACCTGGTGACCTCGACCGGAGGCGATGATGCGATAGCTATTAATAATGACACTATGCACATAATAGATCCAACGCTTGACCCCCTTGACCTGAGGCAGGTCTCGGGAGCCCTGTCAAACGCCCTTAACGACCTCTTCGTGCTAGGAATTCGCAGGGGCCTCAAGATAGCCCCTGTCCTGAACGCGCCTACCGAGGAGCTGAGGGAGAGGCTGGCAAAGAACGCCGAGGCCTTCGCGAGGTCCATTAACGCTGAGCTCGTGAACGTGCCGGGGCCCGGCAGGGGAAGGCTCCTGATGGGGGCTACCGTGATAGGCTACAGCGACAGACAGCCGCCCCAGTTCCACCACATGGTGAGGCCTGGCATGAAAGTCATAGCCACTAGGTCCTTCGGCGAACTAGCCCCGATAACCACTTACCTGACAGCTGCCATAGATGAGAGCGTAGTTGATGAACTTGAGAGCGAGGGCATAAGCTTTGAGGAGCTGGAGAGGCTGAAGGAGCAGGCCGTCAACATAATATCAACGCCTAACGCAGGGGCCGCTGAGGTTATAGAGAAGTACCTGCCCCGCATTGGCGAGAGCTATGACCCTGACGAGCATATAGCCGCGACCACAGACGTGACGGGACCCGGCATCTACGTCATAAAGGAGCTGGCGCAGCTCTCAGGTGTAACTATAAAGGTAGACAGCGTCCCCCTGCTGTTCCCGCAAGTCTCAAAGTTCGCGACAGAGCACTTCATAATGCCCAACGCCACGGCGGGCACCAACGGCGGCTTCATAATAATAGCGCCTGAGCAGGTCGCAGACGACATAGTGAGGGACCTGAGCTCAAGGGGGTACTCGCCCTCAATAATAGGCGAAGTCGTCAGTAAAGGCTCGCCAGCCGTGATCGCGCCGAAGAGCGTGTCCAACTATATATACGATGAGGCCGTCCTCGCTGAGCTGGGGGTGCAGGGTGCCTGA
- the galT gene encoding galactose-1-phosphate uridylyltransferase, with protein MRELRYNPLTGQWIMVSSVRAQRRWRPQGYCPFCPGAEETGYGWDVLVLPNRYAVLSKDSENVMGGEPPLRRAQAYGECGVIIETPEHNIKDLDELSTEQVSNVIRLWRDVTEREMADRRIIYIMIFRNKGEEMGVSLTHPHGQYYAMPFLPLRPRLIADNARKYYRRFNRCVFCDILEDELKIKERVVYSNRGFVAFLPYYASWPFELHIYPRRHVQYITELNDDEIVLFADAVRASTGSLNALFSRQMPYTFNLFQAPLRGSWPFLHMHLEIYPILRDRDKLKYAAGIEMSTWDFTYDSVPEENASLLREACNKVASKLGLAGTCGP; from the coding sequence TTGAGGGAGCTCAGGTACAACCCGCTCACGGGCCAATGGATAATGGTCTCAAGTGTCAGGGCCCAGAGGAGGTGGAGGCCGCAGGGCTACTGCCCCTTCTGCCCCGGAGCCGAGGAGACAGGCTACGGGTGGGACGTCCTGGTTCTCCCTAACAGGTACGCCGTCCTCTCCAAGGACTCCGAGAATGTCATGGGAGGGGAGCCCCCGCTGAGGAGAGCCCAGGCGTATGGAGAATGCGGGGTTATCATAGAGACCCCTGAACACAACATAAAGGACCTTGATGAGCTCAGCACAGAGCAGGTCTCCAACGTAATCAGGCTCTGGAGGGATGTAACGGAGAGGGAGATGGCCGACAGGAGGATAATCTACATTATGATCTTCAGGAACAAGGGCGAGGAGATGGGCGTCTCGCTCACTCACCCCCACGGCCAGTACTATGCTATGCCCTTCCTCCCGCTGAGGCCAAGGCTCATAGCTGATAACGCCAGGAAGTACTACAGGAGGTTTAATAGGTGCGTCTTCTGCGACATATTAGAGGACGAACTTAAAATCAAGGAGAGGGTGGTCTACTCAAACAGGGGATTCGTGGCCTTCCTGCCATACTACGCCTCCTGGCCCTTCGAGCTGCACATCTACCCCAGAAGGCATGTCCAGTACATAACGGAGCTTAACGATGATGAGATTGTGCTCTTCGCTGATGCGGTTAGGGCCTCGACGGGCTCCCTTAACGCCCTCTTCTCAAGGCAGATGCCCTACACGTTCAACCTGTTCCAGGCGCCCCTGAGGGGCTCGTGGCCGTTCCTTCACATGCACCTGGAGATCTACCCCATACTGAGGGACAGGGACAAGCTGAAGTACGCGGCAGGCATAGAGATGTCGACGTGGGACTTCACCTACGACAGCGTGCCGGAGGAAAACGCCTCCCTCCTGCGTGAGGCGTGTAATAAGGTGGCCTCGAAGCTGGGCCTGGCCGGGACCTGCGGGCCGTAG
- a CDS encoding galactokinase, whose amino-acid sequence MITVRSPGRVNVIGEHTDYALGYVMPIAIQLGTTFTAEPSLDGKTCIFSEVMNEELCFGDELVKEGKWIDYVKGVYRAIRLRGLRYIHLTGRLSGDLPINSGLSSSASLEMAIAVAQNEVARLGLDRLGMAKLGMDAENNFLGIPSGILDQFAIVMGREGKAVFTDTETLSYEYVPVPGDVEFLVFHTGIRRAVAGTEYSERVSVVRSALKALGISSSKYAREDQLSKLTELQRKRLGYVIRENSRVVAVRDALKAGEVSAAGRLLTEAHWDLAKNYEVSVPELDFFVEFATSHGAYGARLTGAGFGGAAIALVDKGKGEQLGRAAEQEYVKRFPHRPQHWVVVPSEGARVVSVQH is encoded by the coding sequence ATGATAACCGTCAGGTCGCCTGGGAGGGTTAATGTAATAGGGGAGCACACGGACTACGCGCTCGGCTACGTGATGCCAATAGCCATACAGCTTGGTACTACGTTTACAGCGGAGCCCTCGCTTGATGGAAAGACCTGCATATTCTCTGAGGTCATGAACGAGGAGCTGTGCTTTGGAGACGAGCTAGTGAAGGAAGGGAAGTGGATTGACTACGTCAAGGGCGTCTACCGCGCAATCAGGCTGAGGGGGCTCAGGTACATACACCTTACGGGCAGGCTCAGCGGTGACCTACCGATAAACTCAGGCCTCAGCTCCTCAGCCAGCCTCGAGATGGCCATAGCTGTGGCTCAGAACGAGGTCGCTAGGCTCGGCCTTGACAGGCTGGGGATGGCCAAGCTTGGCATGGATGCCGAGAACAACTTCCTAGGCATCCCCAGCGGCATACTGGACCAGTTTGCGATAGTTATGGGGAGGGAGGGCAAGGCGGTATTCACGGACACGGAAACCCTCAGCTATGAGTACGTCCCAGTCCCTGGTGACGTTGAGTTCTTAGTTTTTCACACTGGCATCAGGAGAGCCGTGGCCGGCACAGAGTACTCAGAGAGGGTAAGCGTGGTCAGGTCAGCCCTTAAGGCGCTGGGGATCAGCTCCTCAAAGTACGCCCGCGAGGACCAGCTGTCTAAGCTGACTGAGCTCCAGAGGAAGAGGCTCGGCTACGTCATAAGGGAGAACTCAAGGGTGGTAGCCGTCAGGGACGCGCTCAAGGCCGGTGAGGTGAGCGCCGCGGGAAGGCTGCTGACGGAGGCCCATTGGGACCTAGCTAAAAACTACGAGGTCAGCGTACCTGAGCTTGACTTCTTCGTGGAGTTTGCCACCTCACATGGGGCCTACGGCGCGAGGCTCACGGGAGCGGGCTTTGGAGGGGCCGCCATAGCCCTAGTTGACAAGGGCAAGGGGGAGCAGCTAGGCAGGGCCGCTGAGCAGGAGTACGT
- a CDS encoding pyridoxal-phosphate dependent enzyme has translation MEALLNSMRRLLRQGSMEKSIAVAGSRVVEGHDDYWALRRLGCSLAPVSEGAREEGPVPLDALGFYDNVKAPELRVYRDVVELLTADRPTPLVMIKGDWGKGVRVWAKLEWYNPLSLSIKDRTAFSILSEALAGGQGAKAVYEVSSSNTGVALAALSAAMGLRARIYVPTTAEGFGPAMLKILGAEVVTRGSSTVEALPSAMKEAEVDGAIMPNQFTNIANPLVHVAATAKEIEAQANFLGLKLRGVAASMGTGGHAAGISFYFKNRRPDVRVIGVQPAEGSHIPGIRRQDISKWWPFPERPDVIVDVTEEEAMETAISVARSNGLLFGVSGGAALAGLLKISGVEEGDYIVVVPDHGIKYLERYLAELERSVSSP, from the coding sequence TTGGAGGCTCTGCTGAACTCCATGAGGAGGCTGCTTAGACAGGGCTCAATGGAGAAGTCAATAGCCGTGGCCGGGTCCAGGGTTGTTGAAGGCCATGATGACTACTGGGCCCTCAGGAGGCTCGGCTGCAGCCTGGCGCCAGTGAGCGAGGGCGCTAGGGAGGAAGGGCCTGTGCCCCTTGATGCGCTGGGCTTCTATGACAACGTGAAGGCGCCGGAGCTCAGGGTCTACAGGGACGTAGTTGAGCTGCTCACTGCTGACAGGCCGACGCCCCTAGTCATGATCAAGGGGGACTGGGGCAAGGGCGTGAGGGTCTGGGCGAAGCTCGAGTGGTACAACCCCCTCAGCCTGAGCATAAAGGACAGGACAGCCTTCAGCATACTGAGCGAGGCCCTTGCCGGGGGCCAGGGGGCCAAGGCTGTCTATGAGGTCTCCTCCTCCAACACGGGCGTGGCCCTGGCGGCGCTGTCAGCAGCCATGGGGCTGAGGGCCAGGATTTACGTGCCGACCACAGCCGAGGGCTTTGGGCCGGCCATGCTGAAAATTCTCGGCGCCGAAGTGGTAACGAGGGGCTCCTCGACCGTCGAGGCCCTCCCGTCGGCTATGAAGGAGGCTGAGGTGGATGGCGCAATAATGCCCAACCAGTTCACCAACATCGCTAACCCGCTGGTGCACGTGGCCGCGACTGCTAAGGAGATAGAGGCGCAGGCCAACTTCCTTGGGCTCAAGCTGAGAGGGGTAGCGGCCTCAATGGGCACAGGGGGGCACGCAGCCGGCATATCGTTCTACTTCAAGAACAGGAGGCCTGATGTCAGGGTAATTGGGGTACAGCCGGCCGAGGGGAGTCATATACCGGGCATAAGGAGGCAGGACATTTCAAAGTGGTGGCCGTTCCCGGAGAGGCCTGACGTCATAGTTGATGTCACCGAGGAGGAGGCCATGGAGACCGCTATAAGCGTCGCCAGGTCCAACGGGCTGCTCTTCGGCGTGAGCGGAGGGGCGGCGCTGGCCGGCCTCCTTAAGATTAGTGGCGTCGAAGAGGGGGATTACATAGTGGTAGTGCCAGACCACGGCATTAAGTACCTGGAGCGCTACTTGGCTGAGCTAGAGCGAAGCGTCTCATCGCCTTAA